One region of Thiomonas intermedia genomic DNA includes:
- the tpx gene encoding thiol peroxidase, giving the protein MATTHLHGNPVPTSGELPAKGSKAPDFRLTDKDLTDRTLADFAGKRKVLNIFPSIDTPTCAQSVRAFNARASEKADTVVLCISADLPFAQARFCGAEGLDKVVNLSEMRDRSFAQSYGVGIAAGPLAGLCARAVVVLDKDNTVLHTELVHEIAHEPNYDAALTAL; this is encoded by the coding sequence ATGGCCACCACGCATCTGCATGGCAACCCCGTTCCCACCAGCGGCGAACTGCCTGCCAAAGGCAGCAAAGCCCCGGATTTCCGCCTGACCGACAAAGACCTGACCGATCGCACCCTGGCAGACTTCGCGGGCAAGCGCAAGGTGCTCAACATCTTCCCGTCCATCGACACCCCCACCTGTGCGCAGTCGGTGCGAGCCTTCAATGCGCGGGCCAGTGAAAAGGCCGATACCGTGGTGCTGTGCATTTCCGCTGACCTCCCGTTCGCCCAGGCCCGCTTCTGCGGCGCAGAAGGCCTGGACAAGGTGGTCAATCTTTCGGAAATGCGCGACCGCAGCTTTGCCCAGTCCTATGGCGTGGGCATCGCCGCGGGTCCGCTTGCCGGGCTTTGCGCCCGCGCGGTAGTGGTGCTCGACAAGGACAACACCGTGCTGCACACGGAGCTTGTGCACGAAATCGCCCACGAACCCAACTACGACGCGGCATTGACGGCGCTGTAA
- the gspD gene encoding type II secretion system secretin GspD → MKHRTQDSRWSRRLLVLLLVPLLMLQPVMAQAPPPSGTAGDATRSANGDLTINLVNADIASAVQAVAAATGRNFIVDPRVKGQVTLQFEKPVPPQKVFQALLTQLRLAGFAVVEHDGVFQVVPEADAKLQSGPVGVGLAPSHIPGRGDQVVTQIFQLRNASANSLLPVLRPLISPNNTINVSPSGNALVVTDYADNLKRIARIIAALDVPTGTEVTVVPLTYAVASDLAPTLQKLIDMQTVNAATPGAAGAQAAVASSSGAMRAVILPENASNSLIVRATNGAQLAQIEQMIRRLDRPQNDQDNIHVVYLRNANAADLARTLRGVLAAQGSGSAAEGRSQSKSLGDSQSLSNGNNPSASSTSGSSSTTSPGLGQTPDFTSTASDATVNLPQGGTVYADNALNALIINAPQPVYMQLRRVIERLDVRRAQVYVEALIAEVDANKAAQLGIQWQSIAASSGNNNAIVGGTNFGTGGSNIINLQAGLSSGGSTAASAITSGTLTVPTGLNIGVLHNFAGVVTLGLLANFLQTHDGANILSAPNLMTLDNEEAKIVVGQNVPFITGQYAQTGSTATVTPFQTIERKDVGLTLKVRPQITAGGAIKMDVYQEVSSISSQSNSAGIITNKRSIQTAVLVNDGQTIVLGGLMQDNVSENNSKIPGLGDIPGIGALFRSNSRTATKTDLMVFLRPIVVRTENQGNILSQQRYDTMRGLQGNAQLPAQLGMPDMPGPVMPSLRDDGGGAPAGASAPGSASTQSSASTKAMSRGGPTAANALQSLQAQAQAGATEVEIGFSQPLAAPPTAFTLSDPIRLILDFQGAQSQLSSKTQSFDLGPLQSASVMDGQGKTRVILNLSQTTRYVTEVRGTHLRVTLTPQH, encoded by the coding sequence GTGAAACACAGAACCCAAGACAGCCGCTGGAGCCGCCGTCTGCTGGTGCTGCTGCTCGTTCCGCTTTTGATGCTGCAGCCGGTGATGGCCCAGGCACCGCCGCCCTCGGGCACGGCAGGCGATGCCACGCGCAGCGCCAACGGCGATCTCACCATCAATCTGGTGAACGCCGACATCGCCAGCGCGGTGCAGGCCGTGGCTGCGGCGACGGGGCGCAATTTCATCGTCGACCCGCGGGTGAAGGGTCAGGTCACCCTGCAATTCGAAAAGCCGGTGCCGCCGCAGAAGGTCTTCCAGGCGCTGCTCACGCAGCTGCGCCTGGCGGGCTTCGCCGTGGTGGAACATGACGGCGTGTTCCAGGTCGTGCCCGAGGCGGACGCCAAGCTGCAAAGCGGCCCCGTGGGCGTCGGACTGGCGCCGTCCCACATTCCGGGGCGCGGCGATCAGGTGGTGACGCAGATTTTCCAGCTGCGCAATGCCTCGGCCAACAGTCTGCTGCCGGTGCTGCGGCCGCTGATTTCGCCCAACAACACCATCAACGTCAGCCCTTCGGGCAACGCGCTGGTGGTGACCGACTACGCCGACAACCTCAAGCGCATTGCGCGCATCATCGCCGCGCTCGACGTGCCTACCGGCACCGAGGTCACCGTGGTGCCGCTGACCTATGCCGTGGCCAGCGATCTGGCGCCCACGCTGCAAAAGCTCATCGACATGCAGACCGTCAACGCCGCCACACCGGGTGCGGCCGGGGCCCAGGCCGCAGTCGCCAGCAGCAGTGGGGCGATGCGCGCGGTCATCCTGCCGGAGAACGCGAGCAATTCCTTGATCGTGCGGGCCACCAACGGCGCGCAACTCGCGCAGATCGAACAGATGATCCGCCGTCTCGATCGTCCGCAGAACGATCAGGACAACATCCACGTGGTGTACCTGCGCAATGCCAACGCCGCCGACCTGGCGCGCACCCTGCGCGGCGTGCTGGCGGCGCAAGGTTCGGGCAGTGCAGCGGAAGGGCGGTCGCAGAGCAAGAGCCTCGGCGATTCGCAGAGTCTGAGCAACGGCAACAATCCCTCCGCCTCGTCCACCTCCGGCTCGTCCAGCACCACCAGCCCGGGGCTGGGCCAGACGCCGGATTTCACGTCCACGGCCAGTGACGCCACGGTGAATCTGCCGCAGGGCGGCACGGTGTATGCCGACAACGCCCTCAACGCCTTGATCATCAACGCCCCGCAGCCGGTCTATATGCAGTTGCGGCGGGTGATCGAGCGGCTCGACGTGCGCCGGGCGCAGGTCTATGTGGAGGCGCTGATTGCCGAGGTCGATGCCAACAAGGCGGCACAACTGGGCATTCAGTGGCAGTCGATCGCCGCCAGCAGCGGCAACAACAACGCCATCGTCGGCGGCACCAACTTCGGCACGGGCGGCAGCAACATCATCAATCTGCAGGCCGGCCTGTCCAGCGGCGGAAGCACCGCCGCGTCCGCCATCACCAGCGGCACGCTGACCGTCCCCACCGGTCTGAACATTGGTGTGCTGCACAACTTCGCCGGGGTGGTCACGCTCGGCCTGCTGGCCAACTTTCTGCAGACGCACGACGGCGCCAACATTCTCTCCGCCCCCAATCTGATGACCCTGGACAACGAAGAGGCCAAGATCGTCGTCGGCCAGAACGTGCCCTTCATCACCGGGCAGTACGCGCAGACCGGTTCCACCGCCACGGTCACGCCGTTCCAGACCATCGAGCGCAAGGACGTGGGCCTGACCTTGAAGGTGCGGCCGCAAATCACCGCGGGCGGCGCGATCAAGATGGATGTCTATCAGGAAGTGTCGAGCATTTCCAGCCAGTCCAACAGTGCGGGCATCATCACCAACAAGCGCTCCATCCAGACCGCCGTACTGGTCAACGACGGCCAGACCATCGTGCTCGGCGGGCTGATGCAGGACAACGTGAGCGAGAACAACAGCAAGATTCCGGGCCTGGGTGACATCCCCGGCATTGGCGCGCTGTTCCGCTCGAATTCGCGTACCGCGACCAAGACCGATCTGATGGTGTTCCTGCGGCCCATCGTGGTGCGCACCGAGAACCAGGGCAACATCCTGAGCCAGCAGCGCTATGACACCATGCGTGGTCTGCAGGGCAATGCGCAATTGCCCGCGCAACTGGGCATGCCCGACATGCCAGGCCCGGTGATGCCCTCGCTCCGAGACGATGGCGGCGGGGCGCCCGCAGGCGCGTCGGCACCAGGCAGCGCTTCGACACAGTCGTCGGCTTCGACCAAGGCCATGAGCCGCGGCGGCCCGACCGCTGCCAATGCCCTGCAAAGCCTGCAGGCCCAGGCTCAAGCCGGTGCAACCGAGGTCGAGATCGGCTTCTCCCAGCCTCTGGCCGCGCCGCCGACGGCGTTCACCCTGAGCGACCCCATCCGGCTGATCCTCGATTTCCAGGGGGCGCAGTCCCAGCTCAGCAGCAAGACCCAGTCGTTTGATCTCGGGCCCTTGCAGTCCGCCAGTGTGATGGACGGTCAGGGCAAGACCCGGGTGATCCTGAACCTGAGCCAGACCACGCGCTACGTCACCGAGGTGCGGGGTACACATCTGCGCGTCACCCTTACGCCGCAGCACTGA
- a CDS encoding branched-chain amino acid transaminase, with translation MVMPASMSDRDGKIWMDGQLVEWRDAKIHVLTHTLHYGCGAFEGVRAYKTDKGTAIFRLRDHTERLFNSAKILRMEIPFTVEQAMQAQIDVVKANGFDSCYIRPLTWIGDKKLGVSPRGNTIHLMIAAWPWGAYLGEDGLKRGIRVKTSSYTRHHVNITMCNAKAVSNYTNSILANMEVTNDGYDEALLLDPQGFVSEGAGENIFVVRDGVLYTPDLSSGALNGITRKTVFAICEDLGLTIKEKRITRDEVYIADEAFFTGTAAEVTPIRELDGITLGPGHRGPITERIQNAFFDIVGGRNPKYANWLSMV, from the coding sequence ATGGTCATGCCTGCTTCCATGTCGGATCGCGACGGCAAAATCTGGATGGACGGTCAGCTCGTCGAATGGCGCGATGCCAAGATCCACGTGCTGACTCACACCCTGCACTACGGCTGCGGCGCCTTCGAGGGCGTGCGGGCTTACAAGACCGACAAGGGCACGGCCATCTTCCGTTTGCGCGATCACACCGAGCGTCTGTTCAATAGCGCCAAGATCTTGCGCATGGAGATTCCTTTCACCGTCGAGCAGGCCATGCAGGCGCAGATCGACGTGGTCAAGGCCAACGGCTTCGATTCCTGCTACATCCGTCCGCTGACCTGGATCGGCGACAAGAAGCTCGGCGTCTCGCCGCGGGGTAACACCATTCATCTGATGATCGCGGCGTGGCCGTGGGGCGCCTATCTCGGCGAAGACGGTCTCAAGCGCGGCATTCGCGTCAAGACCAGCAGCTACACCCGCCACCACGTGAACATCACCATGTGCAACGCTAAGGCGGTGAGCAATTACACCAATTCCATTCTGGCGAACATGGAAGTCACCAACGACGGCTACGACGAGGCGCTGCTGCTCGACCCGCAGGGCTTCGTGAGCGAGGGCGCGGGCGAGAACATCTTCGTCGTGCGCGACGGCGTGCTCTACACCCCGGACCTGTCTTCGGGCGCGCTCAACGGCATCACTCGCAAGACCGTATTCGCGATCTGCGAGGATCTGGGTCTGACCATCAAGGAAAAGCGCATCACGCGCGACGAGGTCTACATCGCCGACGAAGCCTTCTTCACCGGCACCGCGGCCGAGGTCACGCCCATTCGCGAGCTTGACGGCATCACCCTCGGCCCCGGGCATCGCGGCCCGATCACCGAGCGCATCCAGAATGCCTTCTTCGACATCGTCGGTGGACGCAATCCGAAGTACGCCAACTGGCTTTCGATGGTCTGA
- a CDS encoding zinc-finger domain-containing protein, producing MSAIPKPDMPVVELKAKDLPAHCPNPNMPIWSSHPRVFIDITHGEAACPYCGTRYRLAEGEVVRGH from the coding sequence ATGAGCGCCATTCCCAAGCCCGACATGCCCGTGGTCGAACTCAAGGCCAAGGATCTTCCGGCCCATTGTCCCAATCCGAACATGCCGATCTGGAGCAGCCATCCGCGGGTGTTCATCGACATCACGCACGGCGAAGCGGCCTGCCCCTACTGCGGCACCCGCTACCGGCTGGCGGAAGGCGAAGTGGTGCGCGGCCATTGA
- the gspF gene encoding type II secretion system inner membrane protein GspF, which yields MPAYRFTALDATGAEQSGVLESDSARGARTLLRSRGLIPLQVDGIFEEAAQAGVRRFARKVFNNQERTLFTRQLAGLLVSGLPVEKALSALAEDADRAEVGNLLSNLKSEVSAGHSLGAALAQYPREFTPIYRALVSAGEDSGDLGLVMERLADYLEDRQALRGKMVQAFAYPAIVVLVAVTVVVLLLTYVVPQVVGVFQGAHQKLPLLTVGLIAVSDFMRAWGWLILIVLVIGGIVFAQAMKLPGPRLAFDGLMLRSPLFGRLVRGLNTARFASTLGILGAAGVPILRALQAAADTLSNSLLKADAEEAIALVREGASLAQSLALHKRFPPVLITFIRLGEQTGTLPQMLDRAAVQHAQEVQRRAMTLTTILEPLLILVMGGMVLLIVLAVMMPIIQMNNLVK from the coding sequence ATGCCCGCCTACCGCTTCACCGCCCTTGACGCCACTGGCGCCGAGCAATCCGGCGTACTCGAATCCGACAGTGCGCGTGGCGCGCGCACCCTGTTGCGCAGCCGCGGCCTCATCCCGCTGCAGGTCGATGGCATTTTTGAGGAGGCCGCCCAGGCCGGTGTGCGCCGGTTCGCCCGCAAGGTCTTCAACAATCAGGAGCGCACCCTGTTCACCCGCCAGCTTGCCGGCTTGCTCGTTTCGGGCCTGCCGGTGGAGAAGGCCTTGTCCGCGTTGGCGGAAGATGCCGATCGCGCCGAGGTCGGCAACCTGCTGTCCAACCTGAAGAGCGAAGTGTCGGCGGGGCACAGTCTGGGCGCGGCGCTGGCGCAGTATCCGCGCGAATTCACGCCGATCTACCGGGCGCTGGTGAGTGCCGGAGAAGACAGTGGCGACCTGGGCTTGGTGATGGAGCGCCTGGCCGACTATCTCGAAGACCGGCAGGCCTTGCGAGGCAAGATGGTGCAGGCCTTTGCCTATCCGGCCATCGTGGTGCTGGTGGCCGTCACGGTGGTGGTGCTGCTGCTCACCTATGTCGTGCCACAGGTCGTCGGCGTGTTTCAGGGAGCGCACCAGAAGCTGCCTTTGCTGACCGTCGGCCTGATCGCGGTGTCCGATTTCATGCGGGCCTGGGGGTGGCTGATCCTGATCGTGCTGGTCATCGGCGGGATCGTTTTCGCGCAGGCCATGAAACTGCCCGGCCCGCGCCTGGCGTTCGACGGCCTGATGCTGCGCAGCCCTCTGTTCGGGCGTCTGGTGCGAGGCCTGAATACGGCCCGCTTCGCCAGCACCCTGGGCATTCTCGGTGCTGCGGGCGTGCCTATCCTACGTGCGTTGCAGGCCGCTGCCGACACGCTGAGCAACAGCCTGCTCAAGGCCGACGCCGAAGAGGCCATCGCCCTGGTGCGCGAGGGCGCCTCGCTGGCGCAGTCGCTGGCGCTGCACAAGCGTTTCCCGCCCGTGCTCATCACCTTCATCCGTTTGGGCGAGCAAACCGGCACGCTGCCGCAGATGCTTGACCGCGCCGCCGTGCAGCACGCCCAGGAAGTGCAGCGGCGCGCCATGACCCTGACCACCATTCTTGAGCCGCTGCTCATCCTGGTGATGGGCGGTATGGTGCTGCTCATCGTGCTGGCGGTGATGATGCCCATCATCCAGATGAACAATCTCGTGAAATAA
- the gspL gene encoding type II secretion system protein GspL, whose protein sequence is MQTLVLRLPPLASAHPLPELEYVLLSANGKLQSVGREQVALLPRGARVIAVVDVLDASVMAVTLPAMPPTRLQAALSGALEDRLLQDAGQLHLAVGPLSEDGAVSLACAVQKTAMQQVIADLTQAGQEPEQIVPEAALLAPGDALLQTSEQGPRLLWRDLQGEAAWLPLILAADAAAPQALPLPVTPEHLWVQDQAQPQLGWLDLPPELTPATLNDAGWMARAAQSPWNLRQFDLAPKHALSRGWAGVREQLATPAWRRAGALAGLLAALQLVGMNAAAFKLSRQEQALRQKLDVTAAEALPGVPAILDAKLQVQRALNDARLRTGRPGDGDLDVLMGRATAVVPPGVVPTALTFSPGQLQLSLPGDAAAQAAARCAPAGLSCVAQGDVLSVTGAAP, encoded by the coding sequence ATGCAAACCCTGGTCCTTCGACTGCCGCCTCTGGCTTCCGCGCACCCGTTGCCGGAGCTGGAGTACGTGCTGCTGAGCGCCAACGGCAAGCTGCAATCCGTCGGCCGCGAACAGGTTGCCTTGCTGCCGCGCGGGGCGCGGGTGATCGCCGTGGTCGACGTGCTTGACGCCTCGGTCATGGCGGTCACCCTTCCGGCCATGCCCCCAACCCGCTTGCAGGCCGCCCTGAGCGGCGCCCTCGAAGACCGGTTGCTGCAGGACGCCGGACAGCTCCATTTGGCCGTCGGCCCGCTCAGCGAGGACGGTGCCGTGTCGCTCGCATGCGCGGTGCAGAAGACCGCCATGCAGCAGGTGATTGCCGATCTGACGCAGGCCGGGCAGGAGCCCGAGCAGATCGTCCCCGAAGCGGCTCTGCTGGCCCCGGGTGACGCTCTGCTGCAGACCTCCGAGCAGGGGCCGCGACTGCTGTGGCGCGATCTGCAGGGCGAAGCCGCCTGGCTGCCCCTCATTCTGGCGGCCGATGCCGCCGCGCCCCAGGCCTTGCCTCTGCCCGTCACGCCCGAGCATCTCTGGGTTCAGGACCAGGCCCAGCCGCAACTGGGCTGGCTCGACCTGCCGCCCGAACTCACCCCGGCCACCCTCAACGACGCAGGCTGGATGGCGCGTGCCGCACAGTCGCCGTGGAACCTGCGGCAGTTCGACCTCGCGCCCAAGCATGCGCTGTCGCGCGGCTGGGCGGGGGTGAGGGAGCAACTCGCCACGCCGGCCTGGCGGCGCGCCGGCGCCCTGGCGGGACTGCTGGCCGCGTTGCAATTGGTGGGCATGAACGCGGCGGCATTCAAACTCTCGCGGCAGGAGCAAGCCTTGCGGCAAAAACTCGATGTCACGGCTGCCGAAGCGCTGCCCGGCGTGCCCGCCATCCTCGATGCGAAGCTGCAAGTGCAGCGTGCGCTCAACGACGCGCGCCTGCGCACCGGCCGCCCGGGAGACGGCGACCTCGACGTGCTCATGGGCCGCGCCACCGCCGTCGTGCCGCCGGGGGTCGTTCCCACGGCCTTGACATTCAGCCCGGGCCAGTTGCAGCTCAGCCTGCCGGGCGACGCGGCCGCCCAGGCGGCGGCCCGCTGCGCGCCCGCCGGGCTGTCCTGCGTGGCGCAGGGCGATGTGTTGAGCGTGACGGGGGCGGCGCCATGA
- the gspM gene encoding type II secretion system protein GspM has translation MSAPDSRVASLSALWYRGLPQAVTYGRQRWAQMSGRERVLIGSATVVVVAALLWLLAVRPAWRTLQTAPQRIVSLQQQLQTLQQEGQSIAALRNAPSVPAFNGDLQAAIAAWFKRVDPGATVQAQVLPGEVTLQLTSLRPATLAALAQTARRDWSAQIDAADLKRGAGGTLGGTVHLSRQGSGGG, from the coding sequence GTGAGTGCGCCGGACAGTCGCGTGGCTTCGCTGTCGGCGCTCTGGTACCGCGGTCTGCCGCAGGCCGTCACCTACGGCCGTCAGCGCTGGGCGCAGATGTCGGGGCGTGAGCGGGTGCTGATCGGATCGGCCACGGTGGTGGTCGTGGCAGCGCTGCTGTGGTTGCTGGCCGTCCGTCCCGCCTGGCGCACGCTGCAGACGGCACCGCAACGCATCGTCAGCCTGCAACAGCAATTGCAGACGCTGCAGCAAGAAGGGCAGAGCATCGCCGCCCTGCGCAATGCGCCGTCGGTGCCCGCGTTCAACGGCGATCTGCAGGCAGCCATTGCGGCGTGGTTCAAGCGCGTCGATCCGGGCGCCACGGTTCAGGCCCAGGTGCTGCCGGGTGAGGTGACGCTGCAGCTCACGTCGCTGCGTCCGGCCACGCTGGCGGCGCTGGCGCAGACGGCGCGGCGCGACTGGTCGGCGCAGATCGACGCCGCCGACCTCAAGCGCGGCGCGGGCGGCACGCTGGGCGGGACGGTGCATCTGTCGCGGCAAGGATCGGGTGGCGGATGA
- the gspN gene encoding type II secretion system protein N, with amino-acid sequence MAGAITSSSAREGSSAGKRRSGASARGRSSSRKPVKRRRPFNRRWLWLAAFLGVLWGLLWQAPASWLSAAVWRASGQRVLLAQAQGTWHNGSALLVLEGGAGSRGATVLPGMLHWTVRLGSLWRGALQAQIDWPTVSPQALQVDARFGLSQSTLALRPAGGGPDEAWQGALPLSVLEGLGTPWNTVALQGQAQFTLRGLHLESVAGRMRLGGQVQIDLPDVASRLSVVAPIGSYTLNIVGQGADAQVALRSDKGPLLLEGKGVWNGQALQFLGTGRATPGNEAAMANLLSLLGRRDGDHVQIAL; translated from the coding sequence ATGGCAGGCGCAATCACCTCCTCCTCGGCTCGCGAAGGGTCGTCCGCCGGCAAACGTCGCTCCGGCGCATCGGCTCGTGGCCGGTCGTCGTCGCGCAAGCCGGTCAAGCGGCGGCGTCCGTTCAATCGACGCTGGCTATGGCTGGCCGCTTTTCTGGGCGTGCTGTGGGGGCTGCTGTGGCAGGCTCCGGCGAGCTGGCTGAGTGCGGCGGTCTGGCGGGCCAGCGGCCAGCGCGTGCTGCTGGCGCAGGCGCAGGGCACCTGGCACAACGGTTCGGCGCTGCTGGTGCTCGAGGGAGGCGCGGGCAGCCGCGGCGCGACCGTGCTGCCCGGCATGCTGCACTGGACCGTGCGTCTGGGCTCGCTCTGGCGCGGCGCCTTGCAGGCACAGATCGACTGGCCCACGGTTTCGCCGCAAGCGCTGCAGGTGGACGCCCGATTCGGCCTCTCGCAGAGCACCTTGGCCTTGCGCCCCGCAGGCGGTGGGCCGGACGAGGCGTGGCAGGGCGCGCTGCCGCTTTCGGTGCTCGAGGGCCTGGGCACGCCCTGGAACACCGTTGCGCTGCAGGGACAGGCGCAATTTACCTTGCGGGGCCTGCACCTAGAATCGGTGGCAGGGCGGATGCGGCTCGGCGGACAGGTGCAGATCGATCTGCCGGATGTGGCCTCCCGATTGAGCGTGGTGGCGCCCATCGGCAGCTACACCCTCAACATCGTCGGCCAGGGGGCCGACGCGCAAGTGGCGTTGCGCAGCGACAAAGGGCCTTTGCTGTTGGAGGGCAAGGGGGTCTGGAACGGCCAGGCGCTGCAGTTTCTCGGTACCGGCCGGGCGACGCCGGGCAACGAGGCGGCGATGGCCAATCTGCTCTCGCTGCTCGGACGGCGCGACGGCGACCATGTCCAGATTGCGCTCTGA
- the gspE gene encoding type II secretion system ATPase GspE — MSARHPLPYTFCRDQAVLAEDDGQGVELWMCEDTRPAALAEVQRQHVLRAVHRTSAEDLQARIGAAYAARDGSAAAVISEVEGDVDLGRLMQDIPAVEDLLEAADDAPIIRMLNVLFTQAAREGASDIHIEPYETSSVVRFRVDGTLREVVRPNKALHGALISRIKILSQLDIAEKRLPQDGRIALRIGGRTLDVRVSTLPCAHGERAVLRLLDKSAARLNLRAVGMAPDMLDHFDALIRAPHGILLVTGPTGSGKTTTLYSALSRLDASTTSIMTVEDPIEYDLPGIGQTQVNARIDLSFARALRAILRQDPDVVMIGEIRDFETAQIAIQASLTGHLVLATLHTNDSVSAVTRLTDMGVEPFLLASSLLGTLAQRLVRQLCPACKGPAPDGQGFAPVGCPVCNHTGYTGRTGVFELFEVDDRLRAAVHARASEAELRRLAQAGGMRNMRQDGQRYIDSGITSLTELLRVTRD, encoded by the coding sequence ATGTCCGCGCGTCATCCCCTGCCCTATACCTTCTGCCGCGACCAGGCGGTGCTGGCCGAAGACGATGGCCAGGGCGTCGAGCTGTGGATGTGCGAGGACACCCGGCCCGCCGCGCTGGCCGAGGTCCAGCGCCAGCATGTGCTGCGCGCGGTGCACCGCACCAGCGCCGAAGACCTGCAGGCCCGCATTGGCGCCGCCTACGCCGCCCGCGATGGCAGCGCGGCCGCGGTCATCAGCGAGGTCGAGGGCGACGTCGATCTCGGCCGGCTCATGCAGGACATCCCGGCCGTGGAGGATCTGCTCGAAGCCGCGGACGACGCCCCCATCATCCGCATGCTCAACGTCCTGTTCACCCAGGCGGCGCGCGAGGGGGCATCCGATATCCACATCGAGCCTTACGAAACCTCGTCGGTTGTGCGGTTTCGGGTGGATGGCACGCTGCGCGAAGTGGTCCGGCCCAACAAGGCCTTGCATGGCGCGCTGATTTCGCGCATCAAGATTCTTTCCCAGCTTGACATCGCCGAGAAGCGCCTGCCCCAGGACGGCCGCATCGCCCTGCGCATCGGTGGCCGCACCCTCGATGTGCGCGTGTCCACCCTGCCTTGCGCGCATGGCGAACGCGCCGTGCTGCGCCTGCTCGACAAATCGGCCGCGCGGCTGAATCTGCGCGCCGTGGGCATGGCGCCCGACATGCTCGATCATTTCGATGCGCTCATTCGTGCGCCGCACGGCATCCTTCTGGTCACCGGACCGACCGGCAGCGGCAAGACCACCACGCTCTACTCCGCGCTGAGCCGGCTCGATGCCAGCACCACCAGCATCATGACGGTGGAAGATCCGATCGAGTACGACCTGCCCGGCATCGGCCAGACGCAAGTCAACGCCCGCATCGATCTCAGCTTTGCCCGCGCCCTGCGCGCCATCCTGCGGCAAGATCCCGACGTGGTCATGATCGGCGAGATCCGCGACTTCGAAACCGCGCAGATCGCCATCCAGGCCTCGCTCACCGGTCACCTGGTGCTCGCCACCCTGCATACCAACGACTCCGTTTCCGCCGTCACGCGCCTGACCGACATGGGCGTCGAACCCTTTCTGTTGGCCTCGTCGCTGCTGGGCACGCTGGCGCAGCGTCTGGTGCGTCAGCTGTGCCCCGCCTGCAAGGGGCCCGCACCGGATGGGCAGGGCTTCGCGCCCGTGGGGTGTCCGGTCTGCAACCACACCGGCTACACCGGCCGCACCGGCGTGTTCGAGCTGTTCGAGGTTGACGACCGCTTGCGCGCGGCCGTTCACGCTCGTGCCTCCGAGGCCGAATTGAGGCGGCTTGCACAGGCGGGCGGGATGCGCAATATGCGTCAGGACGGGCAGCGCTACATTGACAGCGGCATCACCAGCCTGACCGAGTTGCTGCGCGTCACGCGCGACTGA
- a CDS encoding 5'-nucleotidase — translation MPADLNDRLVVAISSRALFDFEEENRVFEQADDAAYMQLQLDRLERPASPGVAFQLVLKLLAFNTSDAQRDRVEVVLLSRNDPVSGLRVFHSAKHHGTAIERGVFTRGRAPYQYLQALQANLFLSADTDDVRAALHAGYPAAQVYPDSARASEAHPEEVRIAFDGDAVLFSDEAERVFQAEGLPAFQQHEARKAALPLPPGPFKPLLEALHRLQRASADGSTPMRLRTALVTARSAPAHERAVRTLMHWNIAVDEAMFLGGLDKGPFLREFQPDFFFDDQAGHVQSAARHVPSGQVHAEVTRKD, via the coding sequence ATGCCAGCCGATCTGAACGACCGTCTGGTCGTGGCGATTTCCTCCCGGGCCCTGTTCGATTTCGAGGAGGAGAACCGCGTCTTCGAGCAGGCCGACGATGCTGCCTACATGCAGCTGCAGCTCGACCGGCTGGAGCGTCCCGCATCTCCCGGCGTGGCGTTTCAGCTGGTGCTCAAACTGCTGGCGTTCAACACCAGCGACGCGCAGCGCGACCGGGTGGAAGTGGTGCTGCTGTCGCGCAACGATCCGGTGTCCGGGCTGCGGGTGTTCCATTCCGCCAAGCACCACGGCACGGCCATCGAGCGCGGCGTGTTCACCCGCGGGCGGGCGCCCTATCAATACCTTCAGGCGCTGCAGGCGAATCTGTTCCTGTCGGCCGATACGGACGATGTACGCGCCGCCTTGCACGCAGGCTATCCTGCAGCGCAGGTCTATCCCGACTCGGCCCGTGCGTCCGAGGCGCACCCTGAAGAAGTGCGCATTGCCTTCGACGGTGATGCGGTGCTGTTTTCCGACGAGGCCGAACGGGTGTTCCAGGCCGAGGGGCTGCCCGCGTTCCAGCAACACGAGGCCCGCAAGGCCGCTTTGCCACTGCCGCCCGGACCCTTCAAGCCCCTGCTCGAAGCCCTGCACCGCCTGCAGCGGGCCAGCGCCGATGGCTCCACACCCATGCGCCTGCGTACGGCCTTGGTTACGGCGCGCAGTGCCCCGGCGCACGAGCGCGCCGTCCGTACCCTGATGCACTGGAACATCGCCGTCGATGAAGCCATGTTTCTCGGTGGATTGGACAAAGGACCATTCCTGCGCGAATTCCAGCCCGACTTCTTCTTCGACGATCAGGCCGGTCATGTGCAATCCGCCGCGCGCCATGTGCCCTCGGGGCAGGTTCACGCCGAAGTCACGCGCAAGGATTGA